A region of the Vanrija pseudolonga chromosome 2, complete sequence genome:
GGGGAGGATATTGGCGGGGTTGAGGCGTTTATGAAGCGGTTCAAGGTGAGCAaggcgtgagcgagcgcagcgagcgagcggcgggcgacgagtaCCGGCCAGAGGCCACATGCTGCGGCTCGCTCAGCCCCAGTCCCGACTAACACGCCCCAGATGGACCACCCCGCCGCACTGCACCGACTACAAGCCGGCGTGCCCGCCACCGTGGAGCACGCGgacgcgggcgacggcgccgagagcggCAAGTATGTTGCCGAGGCGACGCAGGTGAGTGGGCCCGGCCAGAGGCACTGCGAGGAGGCAAGAGCTCACGACCCCAGGCCTTCATCACGTTCATGgacgcgctcaagctcaacCTCCGCGCAAAGGACCAGCTGCATCCCCTGCTGACAGAGGTCATGACTGGCTACTCCAAGTTCAAGGCCAGCGCCGAGTGGGAGGGCCGCGCGAAGATCATCCAGTGGTGCGTCGTGTTGACGGCGAGGGACCGGAGTGTGCTGACCCCCGCCAGGCTCATCACCCTCAACACCATGAAAGCGTCCGACGAGATCACCGACGAGCAGAGCCGCCAGCTCCTCTTCGATATCGAGAACGCGTACAACGAGTTCTTCCGCTccctcagcagcagcgggtaGGCGAGCCTCCCCAGCCTGTGCTTCCCCCAGTTGTAGATACAAGCATCACATTATACAGCGTACAAACTACCCCCACCATCTATACCTCACTACTACTTCATCaccaggccgagcttgaccgTCATCGTGTTCATGTAGTCCTCTGTCGGGTCAGCGCGCGGTCGCGGGACACTACTCACCGGCCTGCTTCCGCATCGCCCAGTACTCTTGCAGCAAGTCGTTGAGATTCGTTTCGCTCTCGTTGATGAACGCAGCCAtctccgcctcgagcaccttcTGCTCGCGCAaaagctcgtcgcgctccttctgTGACTTGTTACGGTCCTTGGACTTGACCACGTAGCTGGAAACAGTCAGTCAACATGCCCAAACGACCCACTCACTCCTCTTTCAACACCTGGATCTTCTTTGTTGCCTTCTCCCTAAACTCGACGGCCATCTCCTTCTGACGCGCCAGGCGGTCCTCGGCATTCTTGATCTGCCGGTCGAGCTGCTTTTGCCgctccttggcgccgtcctgctcgatcttgacctgctcgagcttTGCGCGCAGTGCTGTTCGGTGCCGCCgtccctcctcggccttgctcCGTTGCGACTcgatctcgcgctcgagatCGACCAACCGCTTCAGCTCCGCCTCGAGACCAGTGATGATCGTGTTGCGCTTCGTGTGCTCGGCTGCGGAGCGCACGTACCCGGCGTGTGTGGACCGCTCGGCCGCAAGCTGCTCGCTCATCTGCCGGATCTGTCCCTTGATCCTGTCGGGTGACCGTACGAAGCGtgacctcgcgctcaacgtGTTCTGCTGGAGCACAGCGAGTTCGCGGCTCTTTTCCGCCGCGTCCTCCATGATCCGTGACCGATCACGCTTGAGCTCCTCTACTTCAGCTGACAGCTtcatctgctgctgccgcagctcgagcagctcgttgTGGATGCCCTTGTTGCGCTTCTGCCTCTCCTCCATGATCGGGCCGTCGGCCTTGTTCTTCGCCCTGGGGGTCAGCAATAGTCCGTCCGTCAACACCCACCTGATGTCGCCAATCGAGGCATCCAAATTgtccaggcggcggcgcagttcctcggcgcggtccagctcggcctggctCCGCTGCTGCACCTCGAGGTGGAagcgctggcgctcgtcCCTAAACTTGGCAAAGTTCATAATGCCGCTCATTACGGTGCGCAGACGGGTCGCTTCTGGTCGAGTGAGGTCGGCGATGGTAAAGTCCTTGATGCCGCACAGCATCGCGAGCGTGCGGCAGTGCTGGTAGAACATGATGAATCCCAGGCCGTCCGAGTACAGTTCCTGATGGATTAGCAGCCGATCGACTCCCGCTACCCACCCGATACTGCATCATGCCGAGGAGAGACTGCTTCGGCCCCTCGAACTGATCCACGGGGATGGCCATGAGCGAGTAGAGCAAGCCGTTCCAGATCGCCtgtgttgttgccgccgtcggcttGGTGAGGTCCTCTGGTGACGCGGTGATGTACAGTGCCGCCAAGCAGTCGCACACCTCGGTGGTGGTCATCATGGGGAATCCCGTCAACGGGATGGGTTGGTGGTTCTGCCGCGACATGCTGGCGATGTGGTGTCGGTGAGAGAGTGGATTGAAGCAACGTTGACCAGGTCGACTAAGTCGCGTTTGACTTGTTTGTGCGGATCGACTGTTGTTGTTTTTGGACTTATGTAAGGAGGCGTTATCACTCGAGGTCTGTGCGTTTCCTAATGACGGCACCGAATCCTTTACACCATTCCTAATAGTCATTAGGATTAAAATAATTACGTGTCAGCCCCCATTTGCCACTTAAAAGCAGTCGCGTTGACAACAAACAAACAAGGCAACATCACCCAACAGCTCGTCTCTTCTTCATCCATCCACTCTCGACAGCCATGGCCCCAACACGCCCGTCTGTCGACTACCTGACAGAGACGCTACCGAGCGTCGTCCCGCCCATCTTTGACCAGGCGCAGGGCACGACGGCCAACCACCGCAAGAACATTGTGCAGCTGCGCAAGATCCAGGAGAAATGCGCCGAGATCACCGAGAAGACAcccaagggcgagaagctcgtcggcgagcgcgccttCAGCACCCTCTTCATCGACATGGTTAACCGCATCCTTCCTGTCAAGAAGggtgtcggtgtcgccgACAGAATCGTCAAGTTTGTCGCGGGCTACGTGACGTACATCACAGAGCAGGGTGGGTTGTGTGTCACTTGGGGCACggctgacccaccagacgccgaggacgacaccaTGACCTCGCGAttcgtcgccaagctcctcaagcACCTCTTAGCTGGTATGGAAGCCAAGGACAAGAACGTGCGCTTCCGCGTCACGCTGCTCGTTGCGTCGCTCATCAACGgactcggcgaggtcgagtgaGTGGAGTGAAGAGAGCCAAACTGAACccgcagcgacgacatgtACCAGCTCCTCCGACACTGCCTGATTGAGCGTTCGCGCGACAAGGAGGCTGTTGTGCGTGTTCAGGCTGCAGTCGGTCTCGCCAAGCTCCAGtctggcgaggacgaggacgacctcgaggaggggCAGGAGCCTCTGTCCCAGATCCTGCTCGACTTGCTTCGCTACGACCCTGCCGTCGAGGTCCGCCGCGCGGCAGTGTACAACCTCCCTACGGCGCCCGAGACGCTCcctcacctcctcgcccgcacCCGCGATGTCGACCCGATCCTCCGCCGCACCGTCTTCATGGGttcgctcggcgcggcccaCCTCCCCGACGCCCGTGTGCTGTCGATTGCCCAGCGCGAGAACGTCGTCCAGAACGGCCTAGGTGATCGTGACCCCACTGTGCGcaaggccgctgctgccatgCTCGGTGGCTGGCTCGaccaggccgacggcgacgtcctcCAGCTCCTTGGCCGCTTCGACGTCGTGTCGAGCAATGTTGCCGAGGACGCCCTCATCTCGGTGCTCGTCACCCGGCCCGAGGTGTTTGACAACATTGAGATGGAAGACGCGTGGTGGGCCTCGCTCACCCCCGAAaaggccttcctcgcccgTGTGTTCACTGAGTACTgcgtcaacaacaacaagaccAACCGCCTGGAGGAGGTCATGCCGGTCGTTACCGCCCTTGCGTTCAAGATCCAGGACGAGTACAACAAGCTTGTTGGCCTTAGTaccgacgaagacgaggacaaggtcaCCGAGCAGGCGTTCAtcgttggcgagctgctccgcgTGGCGATCAACCTCGACTATGCGGACGAGATTGGCCGCCGCAAGATGTTCCAGCTTGCTCGTGAGATGATCTCGCAGGGCTCGCTCCCCGAGACCCTCATTCCCCGCTGCATGGACGTTCTGAGCAAGATtaccgacggcgagcgcgacttGATCCGTCTCATTGTCGATGTTGTCACCGAGCtccgtgtcggcgacggcgatgtcGAGACCCAGGAGCCTGCGACGCCGTCCAGGTCGACCCTCGGCAGCCCCTCCCGCCCAACGCGTGCCCCCGCTCCCTCtgacgaccccgaggcccGCAAGCGCGAAGCCCTGATCGACTACCGCTGCCTGCTCATCTGCACTagcctgctcgagcgcgtcaaCTCGCCATGGCAGGACAACACCGTGTTCCACGGTCTCCTGCACGACGTCATCATCCCCGCAGTCCGCAACAAGGAGGAACTGGCGCTCCGTGACCAGGGTCTCATCTGTCTCGGCCTGTGCTGCATGATCGACCAGAACATGGCGACCGACACCTTTGTCCTGTTCATGCAGCAGATGAACGCTGctggcgatgacgacgagctcagGGGCAAGGTCATGAAGATTGTGCTCGATCTCTTGATGGTGCACGACATTGCCACGCTCGTGGCCAAGACCATGTCCGTGGACGCGGTGCCGGCTCTCCTCAGCCACATGCTCCAGCAGGACGTCCCCGAGGTCCTTGGCGTTGCAGTTGAGGGCGTTGCCAAGCTCATGCTCGCCGGCATGGTTACCGATGCGACGGTCCTGCAGCACCTCGTCTTGCTGTACTTccacgccgacacggccgacAACCAGCCTCTGCGCCAGTGCCTGTCCTACTTCCTCCCAGTGTACTGCTACTCGTCATCCGAGAACCAGCTCCGCATGCTCGAGGTGGGTTATCAACTTCTGTCTCTAGCTAACCCCAGGTCTTCCCCTTGGTGTTTGCCAACTTTGCGCAGaacgaggaagaggaggacgccACGCCCGTGGCTCAGATTGGTCTGATGATGGTGGACTGGCTCGACCCCCACAAGGCTGTGTAAGTGGTTGCGCCTTCTGAGGTCTAACGGATTTAGTGAACGCCCTGGTgcggtcgtcgacctcaacgtccacctcgacctcgccatcACGATCTTCAAGCTGATCATGACAGAGGAGGGCCGCGACACCCGCAAGACACTAACAAGCTATCTTGGCAAGCTCAACCTGCCGGACAGTGCCGAGACGGACGCGTGGCGTCCAAAGGCAGTGCTGGCCCTGATCAATGCTCTGAAGGAGGTTAGTTGCGCCCTTAGAGATCAGCATTGACACGCCAGAAACAACCCCTTTCAGACGCAGTGTCGCGGAACTCGCTGTCCAAGTTCCAAGTGTCGCTGCTCAAGCTCtaccccgagctcgagggctacgacgaggagacgttccgcgccgagggcgccgagcgagaAGACACCAAGGAGCTCTGGGGCTTCATTGACGATGTGTAAGTggcggcgccaacgccagtGGCCATGACGCCCGTGAGGTCAGTGCTGAACAATGTGCCCAGGGAGGAGATTGAAGAGGCGCCAGAAGCCCGGACAAGGCGAGGTAgccgcgctccttctcgatcTCGGCGCACTGCGTCCATGTCTGTTGACCCCACGTCCGACTCTGATGCTGCTCCGGTGTCTCGGAACCGCAAGCCGCGGCCCGAGACTGTTGCCGAGGAGACTGAAGACGACGAGTCTGAGGACGTGGAAGGGTTACTGGACAGTGATTAGTGTGTGAACTGTTTTGTATTGTATTTGATGCAGCCGTGTGATGTGTGTGAGGGTGGGCACATGGGCTATTGAACGACGTAAGTGGTACGTCATTTAGCTTTTGGTTTGGGTGGCGGGAAGCATGCGGGCATCCAAAGTAGGTTGCTTGATTGAGGGGGGGTGGCCAgggtggtgggtgcggtAATAAATACCTACGGCCACTGTGCAGTGCAGTGGTGGTGACGCAGCCAAAGCAGGGTGGGCACACACAAACACTGGGCAACCGACAACGACGGACCACTCCACCACCCAAACCAACCGTTTACAATCCTCCGTCGTCACTCTCCTTCATCCATCTCCCGTCCAACGCATCACCAATCATGCCGGACGAGCGCACGCCTCtagtcggcgccagcgcctcggcaccaccaccaacagcagcagcaggagcatACGGCACGTCGCCCGCCGTGGCCCAGCCACCAGCCGTTtcgcccgacacgccgctgCAAGAACGTgcggcgcagctgctcgcctcgggcggcggcgacaactcGAACCTGGCCAGCATCGACCTAAcgcacgagctcgcgtcggcgctgtaCGCGCTGCACGTTGTCGAGCGGCACGACCGCgcgcggggctcggcgcgcgccgccgcgtcccgcgcgagcgcaacGGCCAgacagcgcgccgcgctccgcgaccACGCGCTGGctgtgctcgacgaggcgctgcacGGCGAGCAGCCAGACGAgaacaaggacgacgaggaggacgtcctcgacctcaactTTGGGCTTATTATCGAGCCGGGCAACTGGACCACTGGTGGGTTGGACGTGGGGGACATCAGCTGGACACAGGGGCCCAGTTACTaaccacaccacaccgccagtcgctgccctcctctcccaccacaccacccccggcgccgtgctcgcgcacccgctcatccgcgccgcgctcccccGTGCTTGGtcgcgcccccgccgcacGACGGGGCGCGGCCTCCGCGTCATCCTCCAGAACGCCGTCACGCCTGCGTGAGTCAAAAGCgtcccagccagccagggtAGCGCCGttgctgacgacgacgtctgCCCTTTGTTTGACCTGTAACGCATgctgcggcgctcgactGGAACATTGTCATATCGACGGCGGCCGGCACCATCGACGCTCGAATGCATACTAACGGCGCTACTATTGATGCGATGCACCACTCGCTTCTGTGGATCATTGCCCGCTCCACCCACAACAGCCGCGCAcacgtgctcgagctcgtcgcttCGCTGGTCTTCGTCGCCCTCACCCTCGTCACGGCGCTCGTGCCAGACGTCGACGTGCGGCCCGACACGTCGGGCCCGACTACCATCGTCTGGTcggtgtgggcgtgggccTCGTTCCTTGCCGTGAGTCGAGTGGCGGTGCAACAGATCTAACCAGCGTAGTCCATCTTCGACACGGCACACAACCGCCGCGgacccagctcgacgtcgcgcatcatgctcctcctccccgcgcaGTTGGCTGGCATCCTCCACCCGATCCCGTTCACCGAGGGCATCGCTGTGGCCCTCCGCACGCTCGCTATCCCGTTCAGCACGCTCGCCGTGGTCCTgcctgccgcgccggcccTCCCGCTGCTGttccccgcccgcctgctcCCGCTCGCCACGATACTCGCCGGTATCCTCGCACGTGGTGCGCGTGCCGCGGCACTGCTCAtcccgctcgcggccggccTGTGGGCCCTCTTCGCCTACGCCCTCAACGGTGACGTCTGGAGGGCTGGTTCCGTCTCTACCATGACGGGGCCAGGCGGCCcagtcgaggtcggcgtcgcgccgttcGAGACCCGTGTCGCGCTCTTCATCACCCTGGTGCTGGTTATCGGCCTGAGCGCTGGCCTGTCGATCCTCCGTGCCCTCGCCCCCAGCAACGAGCTGCACGACGGTACCTGGGAGGCAGAGTACGGCCCAGATATCGGGCACGCctcgcgccgtgccctcgctgccgccgtggccCGCTAcctgccgccctcgcgcgacagcgcgccgccagccccgccccTACCCATCCCGTTCAACCTGCTCATGGTGCCGCTCGACGTTGCGGCCGGCGTGTGGCGCGTCATCCGCGGCGAGCCACCACTCCACATCCGCCGCGCACGTGGCTGGCTCGCGATGATCATTGTCGCCGTGCCAtgcctcgtgctcgcgccgctgtccCATCTCCTGCCGTCCTGGTAGAGGCTGTGTTTTAGTAGGATTAATACTGTATGAAgagtgtgtgggtgtggggtggggggtggtaGGATGGGTGTGGTCGGGGGTTTCGGTCCGAGGTGTCTGCCCAGGCGTCATGCTAGGAATGCTACTAACATCTACACCCACTACTCGCACAtcgtcgacgtgccgctGCGGTGCACAGTCACCTCTCAgtcacccacctcccccgcccagctcccagcgtcgagcgccacgcgcggcgcagaaACGCCGAGGCACCCGCCGGACCCGCCGGAGACACGGCGGACACGACGTCATCGGCACGGCGCGGTTGCCCTGTCGGCACGTCTCGACTCGACTTGCCCGCACGCGCAGCAACAACATAAGTAGCCCAACTTCGGGACGCACAAGGTGCACACCAACCCCCCTAGTCAAGCCGACACGACCACCAGCACAATGCCCGACCCCTCTGCCGATGCTGCCCCCGAGCTGGTCCTCTACGACCTCAAGTGCACCAAGGACGTGTGCTTCTCCCCTACCGTGTGGAAGATCCGCCTGATGCTCAACTACAAGCGGATTCCGTACCGGACCGAGTGGCTCGAGTTTCCCGACATCAAGCCGACGCTTGCGCCGCAGTGCGTGTCAGCTCCTTCTctccgccgccttgccccactgacgctgaccccgcagcgTCGGACCCCTGCCCGAAGGCGCGACCAAGTACACGGTGCCGACGATCCACCACGTCGCAAGCGACACGTGGCTGATGGACTCGGCCAAGATCGCGCCGTGGCTCGAGGCGACGTACCCCGCCCGTCCCGTCATCCTCTCCGCGCCGCTGTCCGACGACGTGACCGCGCTGGTGCGCACCGCAGGCGGCAAGGCGCAGCAGGTCAGcctggcgccgcgcgagccggcCATCCTGTCCCCGCGCGCAAAGGCGTACTTTGTCAACATGGTCGAAGGGCTGATTGGGCACCCGCTccagcagctgctggcgTACGAAGACGGTGCTTgggccggcgcggacgagggcCTTCGCAGGACGAGCGAGATGATGCTGCGTAACAAGGATGAGGGGCCCTGGATCGAAGGCGCCGAGCCCAGCATGGCTGACTTCTTCATTGCCGGCGCCATGCAGTGCGCGCGGGCTATCCACGAGGGGACGTGGGAGAGGGAGTACAAGTACGAAGGGCTCAAGCGGGCCTACGACGCGTGTGGCCTGTTGCTCGAGCGCGGGAGTTACTAGATGGGTTATGTAGATGGACTATGAAGTGGTGTGTGCGAGGAAGGTGTCTGGGGGTAGGCTGATGTGGCAGGGAGGTATCTAACGGTAGGCCTGTTCGCGTCATCCGCTGCTGCTTGCACTGTGTGGGACCTTGGAGGTGTGCGGGGTCGAGTTGGGGACACGTCGCGTggaggacgagaagaggGTGTCATTGACGATGGTGCCGGGGTTAACTCCGCCTAGAGACAAGAGTGAACTGGGTGCTCGATGTCCCCTCCGTTCCAGATGGTGTCAGTGAGCCCTCGCAGGCTTGAAAGAGAACATTTCTGTGCGTTCTTTCAATAGGGGACAAGAGTGATACGAAGATCAGCTGAGAAGGACATGTGCGGGCACAAAGGGGACCCGTTCTAGACACCATCTCTACAAACCACAGAATCGCACCACAGCACGCACTACTCGCCAATTTATGCACTACAAACACTCGAAGAAACATCCCCTCCAGCCTCGGGGGCACGAGAAGAGGCGGCGGGCCCCAATGTGCGCCAAGGCAGCCGTCCATAGCCACTCGGGCGGCCAGTAGCACGCTTAGcagccaaccccgccgccgcgcctttCTCAATGCATCTACCCCGGCGAGAATGTACCCAAGCACCAAACACATCCACTTCAACAACGTATGTATCCCCAGAACGCCGCATGGCCGAGAACGACGGAACGCAATATCAGTCCCAGCTCTGCAAACGAGTGCCACTGACCGCCCACCCAcgcagccagcgccacgCCCCGGCTCCCCACCcagccaaccccgccgccaccgccgtgtCGTCATCCCCGGATCGACATAACCCAACCCCATCTTCATCTTCCACTCATCATCcaacacacaccacacaccaccatggccgcgccgccagcgtccaCCACAAccaacgaggaggagatccgcgccctcgtcgccagctTTGAGGGGTACAACtttgtcgaggacgccgacttCCGGGTGGGTGTTGCCGGCCGCCTCTCCCCACTTGTGCTGCTCTCCTGCCCCTGCCCCACCTCacgcctgctcgctcgcgctcgctgacgctcgctcgctcactttAGGCCGGCGTCCCCGCCGTCATCCGCAACGCGCGCACCGAGGGCCTgaacgccgccgagatcgacaCGGTCATCGGCAAGGCCCAGTGGTTCTACTATACCCGGTGGGTATGCCCCCCCCTCCTTTACGCCCCCCCCCCTGACACTCCCCAGCAAGGTCAACGCGTCGGTCCCGTTCGAGACGTACCTCCAGTACAGGAGCAACGAGACCGAGTCCCTGCCGTGGCGGCACAGCGCGAGCGtcgacggggacgacgacgcgccgcccccgccccccctggccgacgcgccgccgcccgccgatCTGAGCTTCAACGAGGTCGTCCAGCTCATCCAGGCCGGCCGCGCGTCCGAGGTGCCCACCATCCACGTGCCCAACGAGCTTAATGGGCAGCCCGCGAGCGtgtccaagctcgaggcgcggccGAAGCCATgggagaaggccgaggcgacgagcggAGAGGTCGTGCCAGCCGCCCCGGGACTCGTCGTCTCCGGCGCTGATGGCGCTGAGGCCACCACCCCGCTTGGCAACCCCCCTGGGGTGCGCACCCCGCTGCCAGAGTACACGCCCTAGTGCCGTAGATTGGATCACGATAGCGTAGACCAGCCCGTCATTCACTGTACATTATGGCAATGATTGCAACGACGTCGCGGGCATTACTCTGCGC
Encoded here:
- the NUF2 gene encoding putative kinetochore protein NUF2, with the protein product MSRQNHQPIPLTGFPMMTTTEVCDCLAALYITASPEDLTKPTAATTQAIWNGLLYSLMAIPVDQFEGPKQSLLGMMQYRELYSDGLGFIMFYQHCRTLAMLCGIKDFTIADLTRPEATRLRTVMSGIMNFAKFRDERQRFHLEVQQRSQAELDRAEELRRRLDNLDASIGDIRAKNKADGPIMEERQKRNKGIHNELLELRQQQMKLSAEVEELKRDRSRIMEDAAEKSRELAVLQQNTLSARSRFVRSPDRIKGQIRQMSEQLAAERSTHAGYVRSAAEHTKRNTIITGLEAELKRLVDLEREIESQRSKAEEGRRHRTALRAKLEQVKIEQDGAKERQKQLDRQIKNAEDRLARQKEMAVEFREKATKKIQVLKEDYVVKSKDRNKSQKERDELLREQKVLEAEMAAFINESETNLNDLLQEYWAMRKQAEDYMNTMTVKLGLVMK
- the cnd3 gene encoding Condensin complex subunit 3 — protein: MAPTRPSVDYLTETLPSVVPPIFDQAQGTTANHRKNIVQLRKIQEKCAEITEKTPKGEKLVGERAFSTLFIDMVNRILPVKKGVGVADRIVKFVAGYVTYITEQDAEDDTMTSRFVAKLLKHLLAGMEAKDKNVRFRVTLLVASLINGLGEVDDDMYQLLRHCLIERSRDKEAVVRVQAAVGLAKLQSGEDEDDLEEGQEPLSQILLDLLRYDPAVEVRRAAVYNLPTAPETLPHLLARTRDVDPILRRTVFMGSLGAAHLPDARVLSIAQRENVVQNGLGDRDPTVRKAAAAMLGGWLDQADGDVLQLLGRFDVVSSNVAEDALISVLVTRPEVFDNIEMEDAWWASLTPEKAFLARVFTEYCVNNNKTNRLEEVMPVVTALAFKIQDEYNKLVGLSTDEDEDKVTEQAFIVGELLRVAINLDYADEIGRRKMFQLAREMISQGSLPETLIPRCMDVLSKITDGERDLIRLIVDVVTELRVGDGDVETQEPATPSRSTLGSPSRPTRAPAPSDDPEARKREALIDYRCLLICTSLLERVNSPWQDNTVFHGLLHDVIIPAVRNKEELALRDQGLICLGLCCMIDQNMATDTFVLFMQQMNAAGDDDELRGKVMKIVLDLLMVHDIATLVAKTMSVDAVPALLSHMLQQDVPEVLGVAVEGVAKLMLAGMVTDATVLQHLVLLYFHADTADNQPLRQCLSYFLPVYCYSSSENQLRMLEVFPLVFANFAQNEEEEDATPVAQIGLMMVDWLDPHKAVERPGAVVDLNVHLDLAITIFKLIMTEEGRDTRKTLTSYLGKLNLPDSAETDAWRPKAVLALINALKEKQPLSDAVSRNSLSKFQVSLLKLYPELEGYDEETFRAEGAEREDTKELWGFIDDVEEIEEAPEARTRRGSRAPSRSRRTASMSVDPTSDSDAAPVSRNRKPRPETVAEETEDDESEDVEGLLDSD
- the ustS gene encoding Glutathione S-transferase-like protein ustS — its product is MPDPSADAAPELVLYDLKCTKDVCFSPTVWKIRLMLNYKRIPYRTEWLEFPDIKPTLAPHVGPLPEGATKYTVPTIHHVASDTWLMDSAKIAPWLEATYPARPVILSAPLSDDVTALVRTAGGKAQQVSLAPREPAILSPRAKAYFVNMVEGLIGHPLQQLLAYEDGAWAGADEGLRRTSEMMLRNKDEGPWIEGAEPSMADFFIAGAMQCARAIHEGTWEREYKYEGLKRAYDACGLLLERGSY
- the vps28 gene encoding Vacuolar protein sorting-associated protein 28 gives rise to the protein MNLDEEVRLYTTNAERERTENLATLYSIIVSLEYLERAYVRDSVSSKEYAPACTRLLAQYKSLMKLVGEDIGGVEAFMKRFKMDHPAALHRLQAGVPATVEHADAGDGAESGKYVAEATQAFITFMDALKLNLRAKDQLHPLLTEVMTGYSKFKASAEWEGRAKIIQWLITLNTMKASDEITDEQSRQLLFDIENAYNEFFRSLSSSG